A section of the Pan paniscus chromosome 11, NHGRI_mPanPan1-v2.0_pri, whole genome shotgun sequence genome encodes:
- the GBGT1 gene encoding globoside alpha-1,3-N-acetylgalactosaminyltransferase 1 isoform X6, translating into MTAVFLGPQRPGSEPDIPARGQPHPPRPVGVSTSAQAQVQPPAMHRRRLALGLGFCLLAGTSLSVLWVYLENWLPVSYVPYYLPCPEIFPMMMALSCLCHQQHEAALQEGEATPAHGMAHTAADTHTLVGAHRLRGNLQPRASAAHLPATEPDHWGHGVCRGESFLESAEEFFMRGYRVHYYIFTDNPAAIPGIPLGPHRLLSSIPIQGHSHWEETSMRRMETISQHIAKRAHREVDYLFCLDVDMVFQNPWGPETLGDLVAAIHPSYYAVSRQQFPYERRRVSTAFVADSEGDFYYGGAVFGGQVARVYEFTRGCHMAILVDKANGIMAAWREESHLNRHFISNKPSKVLSPKYLWDDRKPQPPSLKLIRFSTLDKDISCLRS; encoded by the exons ATGACCGCA GTGTTCCTGGGACCTCAGAGACCAGGCTCAGAGCCTGACATCCCTGCGAGGGGACAGCCTCATCCGCCCAGGCCGGTGGGGGTCTCTACAAGTGCCCAGGCTCAGGTGCAGCCCCCAGCAATGCATCGCCGGAGACTGGCCCTGGGTCTGGGGTTCTGCCTGTTGGCGGGCACAAGCCTCAGTGTCCTGTG GGTGTATCTTGAGAACTGGCTGCCAGTCTCCTATGTCCCCTATTATCTCCCCTGCCCAGAGATCTT CCCCATGATGATGGCTCTTTCTTGCCTCTGCCACCAGCAACATGAAGCTGCACTACAAGAGGGAGAAGCCACTCCAGCCCATGGTATG GCCCACACAGCTGCTGACACTCACACCCTGGTTGGCGCCCATCGTCTCCGAGGGAACCTTCAACCCAGAGCTTCTGCAGCACATCTACCAGCCACTGAACCTGACCATTGGGGTCACGGTGTTTGCCGTGGGGAA TCCTTCCTGGAGTCAGCCGAGGAGTTCTTCATGCGTGGGTACCGGGTGCACTACTACATCTTCACTGACAACCCTGCAGCCATTCCCGGCATCCCGCTGGGTCCCCACCGGCTCCTCAGCTCCATCCCCATCCAGGGTCACTCCCACTGGGAGGAGACATCCATGCGCCGGATGGAGACCATCAGCCAGCACATTGCTAAGAGGGCTCACCGGGAGGTGGACTACCTCTTCTGCCTTGATGTGGACATGGTGTTTCAGAACCCGTGGGGCCCTGAGACCTTGGGAGACCTGGTGGCTGCCATTCACCCAAGCTACTACGCCGTTTCCCGCCAGCAGTTCCCCTATGAGCGCAGGCGTGTTTCCACTGCCTTTGTGGCAGACAGCGAAGGGGACTTCTATTATGGTGGGGCAGTCTTCGGGGGGCAGGTGGCCAGGGTATATGAGTTTACTAGGGGCTGCCACATGGCCATCCTGGTGGACAAGGCCAATGGCATCATGGCAGCCTGGCGGGAGGAAAGCCATCTAAACCGTCACTTCATCTCAAACAAGCCGTCCAAGGTGCTGTCCCCCAAGTACCTCTGGGACGACAGGAAGCCCCAGCCACCCAGCCTGAAGCTGATCCGCTTTTCTACACTGGACAAGGATATCAGCTGCCTGAGGAGCTGA
- the GBGT1 gene encoding globoside alpha-1,3-N-acetylgalactosaminyltransferase 1 isoform X2: protein MTAVFLGPQRPGSEPDIPARGQPHPPRPVGVSTSAQAQVQPPAMHRRRLALGLGFCLLAGTSLSVLWVYLENWLPVSYVPYYLPCPEIFNMKLHYKREKPLQPMVWSQYPQPKLLEHRWIIVPSSLEFGGADERPTQLLTLTPWLAPIVSEGTFNPELLQHIYQPLNLTIGVTVFAVGKYTHFIQSFLESAEEFFMRGYRVHYYIFTDNPAAIPGIPLGPHRLLSSIPIQGHSHWEETSMRRMETISQHIAKRAHREVDYLFCLDVDMVFQNPWGPETLGDLVAAIHPSYYAVSRQQFPYERRRVSTAFVADSEGDFYYGGAVFGGQVARVYEFTRGCHMAILVDKANGIMAAWREESHLNRHFISNKPSKVLSPKYLWDDRKPQPPSLKLIRFSTLDKDISCLRS, encoded by the exons ATGACCGCA GTGTTCCTGGGACCTCAGAGACCAGGCTCAGAGCCTGACATCCCTGCGAGGGGACAGCCTCATCCGCCCAGGCCGGTGGGGGTCTCTACAAGTGCCCAGGCTCAGGTGCAGCCCCCAGCAATGCATCGCCGGAGACTGGCCCTGGGTCTGGGGTTCTGCCTGTTGGCGGGCACAAGCCTCAGTGTCCTGTG GGTGTATCTTGAGAACTGGCTGCCAGTCTCCTATGTCCCCTATTATCTCCCCTGCCCAGAGATCTT CAACATGAAGCTGCACTACAAGAGGGAGAAGCCACTCCAGCCCATGGTATG GTCACAGTACCCTCAGCCCAAGCTGCTGGAGCACAG GTGGATAATAGTGCCTAGCTCACTGGAGTTTGGAGGAGCAGATGAGAG GCCCACACAGCTGCTGACACTCACACCCTGGTTGGCGCCCATCGTCTCCGAGGGAACCTTCAACCCAGAGCTTCTGCAGCACATCTACCAGCCACTGAACCTGACCATTGGGGTCACGGTGTTTGCCGTGGGGAA GTACACTCATTTCATCCAGTCCTTCCTGGAGTCAGCCGAGGAGTTCTTCATGCGTGGGTACCGGGTGCACTACTACATCTTCACTGACAACCCTGCAGCCATTCCCGGCATCCCGCTGGGTCCCCACCGGCTCCTCAGCTCCATCCCCATCCAGGGTCACTCCCACTGGGAGGAGACATCCATGCGCCGGATGGAGACCATCAGCCAGCACATTGCTAAGAGGGCTCACCGGGAGGTGGACTACCTCTTCTGCCTTGATGTGGACATGGTGTTTCAGAACCCGTGGGGCCCTGAGACCTTGGGAGACCTGGTGGCTGCCATTCACCCAAGCTACTACGCCGTTTCCCGCCAGCAGTTCCCCTATGAGCGCAGGCGTGTTTCCACTGCCTTTGTGGCAGACAGCGAAGGGGACTTCTATTATGGTGGGGCAGTCTTCGGGGGGCAGGTGGCCAGGGTATATGAGTTTACTAGGGGCTGCCACATGGCCATCCTGGTGGACAAGGCCAATGGCATCATGGCAGCCTGGCGGGAGGAAAGCCATCTAAACCGTCACTTCATCTCAAACAAGCCGTCCAAGGTGCTGTCCCCCAAGTACCTCTGGGACGACAGGAAGCCCCAGCCACCCAGCCTGAAGCTGATCCGCTTTTCTACACTGGACAAGGATATCAGCTGCCTGAGGAGCTGA
- the GBGT1 gene encoding globoside alpha-1,3-N-acetylgalactosaminyltransferase 1 isoform X3, with translation MTAVFLGPQRPGSEPDIPARGQPHPPRPVGVSTSAQAQVQPPAMHRRRLALGLGFCLLAGTSLSVLWVYLENWLPVSYVPYYLPCPEIFNMKLHYKREKPLQPMVWSQYPQPKLLEHRGGSQCPRPPCCQAHTAADTHTLVGAHRLRGNLQPRASAAHLPATEPDHWGHGVCRGESFLESAEEFFMRGYRVHYYIFTDNPAAIPGIPLGPHRLLSSIPIQGHSHWEETSMRRMETISQHIAKRAHREVDYLFCLDVDMVFQNPWGPETLGDLVAAIHPSYYAVSRQQFPYERRRVSTAFVADSEGDFYYGGAVFGGQVARVYEFTRGCHMAILVDKANGIMAAWREESHLNRHFISNKPSKVLSPKYLWDDRKPQPPSLKLIRFSTLDKDISCLRS, from the exons ATGACCGCA GTGTTCCTGGGACCTCAGAGACCAGGCTCAGAGCCTGACATCCCTGCGAGGGGACAGCCTCATCCGCCCAGGCCGGTGGGGGTCTCTACAAGTGCCCAGGCTCAGGTGCAGCCCCCAGCAATGCATCGCCGGAGACTGGCCCTGGGTCTGGGGTTCTGCCTGTTGGCGGGCACAAGCCTCAGTGTCCTGTG GGTGTATCTTGAGAACTGGCTGCCAGTCTCCTATGTCCCCTATTATCTCCCCTGCCCAGAGATCTT CAACATGAAGCTGCACTACAAGAGGGAGAAGCCACTCCAGCCCATGGTATG GTCACAGTACCCTCAGCCCAAGCTGCTGGAGCACAG GGGAGGGTCTCAGTGCCCACGGCCCCCCTGCTGCCAGGCCCACACAGCTGCTGACACTCACACCCTGGTTGGCGCCCATCGTCTCCGAGGGAACCTTCAACCCAGAGCTTCTGCAGCACATCTACCAGCCACTGAACCTGACCATTGGGGTCACGGTGTTTGCCGTGGGGAA TCCTTCCTGGAGTCAGCCGAGGAGTTCTTCATGCGTGGGTACCGGGTGCACTACTACATCTTCACTGACAACCCTGCAGCCATTCCCGGCATCCCGCTGGGTCCCCACCGGCTCCTCAGCTCCATCCCCATCCAGGGTCACTCCCACTGGGAGGAGACATCCATGCGCCGGATGGAGACCATCAGCCAGCACATTGCTAAGAGGGCTCACCGGGAGGTGGACTACCTCTTCTGCCTTGATGTGGACATGGTGTTTCAGAACCCGTGGGGCCCTGAGACCTTGGGAGACCTGGTGGCTGCCATTCACCCAAGCTACTACGCCGTTTCCCGCCAGCAGTTCCCCTATGAGCGCAGGCGTGTTTCCACTGCCTTTGTGGCAGACAGCGAAGGGGACTTCTATTATGGTGGGGCAGTCTTCGGGGGGCAGGTGGCCAGGGTATATGAGTTTACTAGGGGCTGCCACATGGCCATCCTGGTGGACAAGGCCAATGGCATCATGGCAGCCTGGCGGGAGGAAAGCCATCTAAACCGTCACTTCATCTCAAACAAGCCGTCCAAGGTGCTGTCCCCCAAGTACCTCTGGGACGACAGGAAGCCCCAGCCACCCAGCCTGAAGCTGATCCGCTTTTCTACACTGGACAAGGATATCAGCTGCCTGAGGAGCTGA
- the GBGT1 gene encoding globoside alpha-1,3-N-acetylgalactosaminyltransferase 1 isoform X7 has product MTAVFLGPQRPGSEPDIPARGQPHPPRPVGVSTSAQAQVQPPAMHRRRLALGLGFCLLAGTSLSVLWVYLENWLPVSYVPYYLPCPEIFNMKLHYKREKPLQPMVTVPSAQAAGAQAHTAADTHTLVGAHRLRGNLQPRASAAHLPATEPDHWGHGVCRGESFLESAEEFFMRGYRVHYYIFTDNPAAIPGIPLGPHRLLSSIPIQGHSHWEETSMRRMETISQHIAKRAHREVDYLFCLDVDMVFQNPWGPETLGDLVAAIHPSYYAVSRQQFPYERRRVSTAFVADSEGDFYYGGAVFGGQVARVYEFTRGCHMAILVDKANGIMAAWREESHLNRHFISNKPSKVLSPKYLWDDRKPQPPSLKLIRFSTLDKDISCLRS; this is encoded by the exons ATGACCGCA GTGTTCCTGGGACCTCAGAGACCAGGCTCAGAGCCTGACATCCCTGCGAGGGGACAGCCTCATCCGCCCAGGCCGGTGGGGGTCTCTACAAGTGCCCAGGCTCAGGTGCAGCCCCCAGCAATGCATCGCCGGAGACTGGCCCTGGGTCTGGGGTTCTGCCTGTTGGCGGGCACAAGCCTCAGTGTCCTGTG GGTGTATCTTGAGAACTGGCTGCCAGTCTCCTATGTCCCCTATTATCTCCCCTGCCCAGAGATCTT CAACATGAAGCTGCACTACAAGAGGGAGAAGCCACTCCAGCCCATG GTCACAGTACCCTCAGCCCAAGCTGCTGGAGCACAG GCCCACACAGCTGCTGACACTCACACCCTGGTTGGCGCCCATCGTCTCCGAGGGAACCTTCAACCCAGAGCTTCTGCAGCACATCTACCAGCCACTGAACCTGACCATTGGGGTCACGGTGTTTGCCGTGGGGAA TCCTTCCTGGAGTCAGCCGAGGAGTTCTTCATGCGTGGGTACCGGGTGCACTACTACATCTTCACTGACAACCCTGCAGCCATTCCCGGCATCCCGCTGGGTCCCCACCGGCTCCTCAGCTCCATCCCCATCCAGGGTCACTCCCACTGGGAGGAGACATCCATGCGCCGGATGGAGACCATCAGCCAGCACATTGCTAAGAGGGCTCACCGGGAGGTGGACTACCTCTTCTGCCTTGATGTGGACATGGTGTTTCAGAACCCGTGGGGCCCTGAGACCTTGGGAGACCTGGTGGCTGCCATTCACCCAAGCTACTACGCCGTTTCCCGCCAGCAGTTCCCCTATGAGCGCAGGCGTGTTTCCACTGCCTTTGTGGCAGACAGCGAAGGGGACTTCTATTATGGTGGGGCAGTCTTCGGGGGGCAGGTGGCCAGGGTATATGAGTTTACTAGGGGCTGCCACATGGCCATCCTGGTGGACAAGGCCAATGGCATCATGGCAGCCTGGCGGGAGGAAAGCCATCTAAACCGTCACTTCATCTCAAACAAGCCGTCCAAGGTGCTGTCCCCCAAGTACCTCTGGGACGACAGGAAGCCCCAGCCACCCAGCCTGAAGCTGATCCGCTTTTCTACACTGGACAAGGATATCAGCTGCCTGAGGAGCTGA
- the GBGT1 gene encoding globoside alpha-1,3-N-acetylgalactosaminyltransferase 1 isoform X13 has product MTAVFLGPQRPGSEPDIPARGQPHPPRPVGVSTSAQAQVQPPAMHRRRLALGLGFCLLAGTSLSVLWVYLENWLPVSYVPYYLPCPEIFPMMMALSCLCHQQHEAALQEGEATPAHGHSTLSPSCWSTGEGLSAHGPPAARPTQLLTLTPWLAPIVSEGTFNPELLQHIYQPLNLTIGVTVFAVGNPSWSQPRSSSCVGTGCTTTSSLTTLQPFPASRWVPTGSSAPSPSRVTPTGRRHPCAGWRPSASTLLRGLTGRWTTSSALMWTWCFRTRGALRPWETWWLPFTQATTPFPASSSPMSAGVFPLPLWQTAKGTSIMVGQSSGGRWPGYMSLLGAATWPSWWTRPMASWQPGGRKAI; this is encoded by the exons ATGACCGCA GTGTTCCTGGGACCTCAGAGACCAGGCTCAGAGCCTGACATCCCTGCGAGGGGACAGCCTCATCCGCCCAGGCCGGTGGGGGTCTCTACAAGTGCCCAGGCTCAGGTGCAGCCCCCAGCAATGCATCGCCGGAGACTGGCCCTGGGTCTGGGGTTCTGCCTGTTGGCGGGCACAAGCCTCAGTGTCCTGTG GGTGTATCTTGAGAACTGGCTGCCAGTCTCCTATGTCCCCTATTATCTCCCCTGCCCAGAGATCTT CCCCATGATGATGGCTCTTTCTTGCCTCTGCCACCAGCAACATGAAGCTGCACTACAAGAGGGAGAAGCCACTCCAGCCCATG GTCACAGTACCCTCAGCCCAAGCTGCTGGAGCACAG GGGAGGGTCTCAGTGCCCACGGCCCCCCTGCTGCCAGGCCCACACAGCTGCTGACACTCACACCCTGGTTGGCGCCCATCGTCTCCGAGGGAACCTTCAACCCAGAGCTTCTGCAGCACATCTACCAGCCACTGAACCTGACCATTGGGGTCACGGTGTTTGCCGTGGGGAA TCCTTCCTGGAGTCAGCCGAGGAGTTCTTCATGCGTGGGTACCGGGTGCACTACTACATCTTCACTGACAACCCTGCAGCCATTCCCGGCATCCCGCTGGGTCCCCACCGGCTCCTCAGCTCCATCCCCATCCAGGGTCACTCCCACTGGGAGGAGACATCCATGCGCCGGATGGAGACCATCAGCCAGCACATTGCTAAGAGGGCTCACCGGGAGGTGGACTACCTCTTCTGCCTTGATGTGGACATGGTGTTTCAGAACCCGTGGGGCCCTGAGACCTTGGGAGACCTGGTGGCTGCCATTCACCCAAGCTACTACGCCGTTTCCCGCCAGCAGTTCCCCTATGAGCGCAGGCGTGTTTCCACTGCCTTTGTGGCAGACAGCGAAGGGGACTTCTATTATGGTGGGGCAGTCTTCGGGGGGCAGGTGGCCAGGGTATATGAGTTTACTAGGGGCTGCCACATGGCCATCCTGGTGGACAAGGCCAATGGCATCATGGCAGCCTGGCGGGAGGAAAGCCATCTAA
- the GBGT1 gene encoding globoside alpha-1,3-N-acetylgalactosaminyltransferase 1 isoform X10, with protein sequence MTAVFLGPQRPGSEPDIPARGQPHPPRPVGVSTSAQAQVQPPAMHRRRLALGLGFCLLAGTSLSVLWVYLENWLPVSYVPYYLPCPEILSQYPQPKLLEHRPTQLLTLTPWLAPIVSEGTFNPELLQHIYQPLNLTIGVTVFAVGKYTHFIQSFLESAEEFFMRGYRVHYYIFTDNPAAIPGIPLGPHRLLSSIPIQGHSHWEETSMRRMETISQHIAKRAHREVDYLFCLDVDMVFQNPWGPETLGDLVAAIHPSYYAVSRQQFPYERRRVSTAFVADSEGDFYYGGAVFGGQVARVYEFTRGCHMAILVDKANGIMAAWREESHLNRHFISNKPSKVLSPKYLWDDRKPQPPSLKLIRFSTLDKDISCLRS encoded by the exons ATGACCGCA GTGTTCCTGGGACCTCAGAGACCAGGCTCAGAGCCTGACATCCCTGCGAGGGGACAGCCTCATCCGCCCAGGCCGGTGGGGGTCTCTACAAGTGCCCAGGCTCAGGTGCAGCCCCCAGCAATGCATCGCCGGAGACTGGCCCTGGGTCTGGGGTTCTGCCTGTTGGCGGGCACAAGCCTCAGTGTCCTGTG GGTGTATCTTGAGAACTGGCTGCCAGTCTCCTATGTCCCCTATTATCTCCCCTGCCCAGAGATCTT GTCACAGTACCCTCAGCCCAAGCTGCTGGAGCACAG GCCCACACAGCTGCTGACACTCACACCCTGGTTGGCGCCCATCGTCTCCGAGGGAACCTTCAACCCAGAGCTTCTGCAGCACATCTACCAGCCACTGAACCTGACCATTGGGGTCACGGTGTTTGCCGTGGGGAA GTACACTCATTTCATCCAGTCCTTCCTGGAGTCAGCCGAGGAGTTCTTCATGCGTGGGTACCGGGTGCACTACTACATCTTCACTGACAACCCTGCAGCCATTCCCGGCATCCCGCTGGGTCCCCACCGGCTCCTCAGCTCCATCCCCATCCAGGGTCACTCCCACTGGGAGGAGACATCCATGCGCCGGATGGAGACCATCAGCCAGCACATTGCTAAGAGGGCTCACCGGGAGGTGGACTACCTCTTCTGCCTTGATGTGGACATGGTGTTTCAGAACCCGTGGGGCCCTGAGACCTTGGGAGACCTGGTGGCTGCCATTCACCCAAGCTACTACGCCGTTTCCCGCCAGCAGTTCCCCTATGAGCGCAGGCGTGTTTCCACTGCCTTTGTGGCAGACAGCGAAGGGGACTTCTATTATGGTGGGGCAGTCTTCGGGGGGCAGGTGGCCAGGGTATATGAGTTTACTAGGGGCTGCCACATGGCCATCCTGGTGGACAAGGCCAATGGCATCATGGCAGCCTGGCGGGAGGAAAGCCATCTAAACCGTCACTTCATCTCAAACAAGCCGTCCAAGGTGCTGTCCCCCAAGTACCTCTGGGACGACAGGAAGCCCCAGCCACCCAGCCTGAAGCTGATCCGCTTTTCTACACTGGACAAGGATATCAGCTGCCTGAGGAGCTGA
- the GBGT1 gene encoding globoside alpha-1,3-N-acetylgalactosaminyltransferase 1 isoform X1, whose protein sequence is MTAVFLGPQRPGSEPDIPARGQPHPPRPVGVSTSAQAQVQPPAMHRRRLALGLGFCLLAGTSLSVLWVYLENWLPVSYVPYYLPCPEIFPMMMALSCLCHQQHEAALQEGEATPAHGHSTLSPSCWSTGEGLSAHGPPAARPTQLLTLTPWLAPIVSEGTFNPELLQHIYQPLNLTIGVTVFAVGKYTHFIQSFLESAEEFFMRGYRVHYYIFTDNPAAIPGIPLGPHRLLSSIPIQGHSHWEETSMRRMETISQHIAKRAHREVDYLFCLDVDMVFQNPWGPETLGDLVAAIHPSYYAVSRQQFPYERRRVSTAFVADSEGDFYYGGAVFGGQVARVYEFTRGCHMAILVDKANGIMAAWREESHLNRHFISNKPSKVLSPKYLWDDRKPQPPSLKLIRFSTLDKDISCLRS, encoded by the exons ATGACCGCA GTGTTCCTGGGACCTCAGAGACCAGGCTCAGAGCCTGACATCCCTGCGAGGGGACAGCCTCATCCGCCCAGGCCGGTGGGGGTCTCTACAAGTGCCCAGGCTCAGGTGCAGCCCCCAGCAATGCATCGCCGGAGACTGGCCCTGGGTCTGGGGTTCTGCCTGTTGGCGGGCACAAGCCTCAGTGTCCTGTG GGTGTATCTTGAGAACTGGCTGCCAGTCTCCTATGTCCCCTATTATCTCCCCTGCCCAGAGATCTT CCCCATGATGATGGCTCTTTCTTGCCTCTGCCACCAGCAACATGAAGCTGCACTACAAGAGGGAGAAGCCACTCCAGCCCATG GTCACAGTACCCTCAGCCCAAGCTGCTGGAGCACAG GGGAGGGTCTCAGTGCCCACGGCCCCCCTGCTGCCAGGCCCACACAGCTGCTGACACTCACACCCTGGTTGGCGCCCATCGTCTCCGAGGGAACCTTCAACCCAGAGCTTCTGCAGCACATCTACCAGCCACTGAACCTGACCATTGGGGTCACGGTGTTTGCCGTGGGGAA GTACACTCATTTCATCCAGTCCTTCCTGGAGTCAGCCGAGGAGTTCTTCATGCGTGGGTACCGGGTGCACTACTACATCTTCACTGACAACCCTGCAGCCATTCCCGGCATCCCGCTGGGTCCCCACCGGCTCCTCAGCTCCATCCCCATCCAGGGTCACTCCCACTGGGAGGAGACATCCATGCGCCGGATGGAGACCATCAGCCAGCACATTGCTAAGAGGGCTCACCGGGAGGTGGACTACCTCTTCTGCCTTGATGTGGACATGGTGTTTCAGAACCCGTGGGGCCCTGAGACCTTGGGAGACCTGGTGGCTGCCATTCACCCAAGCTACTACGCCGTTTCCCGCCAGCAGTTCCCCTATGAGCGCAGGCGTGTTTCCACTGCCTTTGTGGCAGACAGCGAAGGGGACTTCTATTATGGTGGGGCAGTCTTCGGGGGGCAGGTGGCCAGGGTATATGAGTTTACTAGGGGCTGCCACATGGCCATCCTGGTGGACAAGGCCAATGGCATCATGGCAGCCTGGCGGGAGGAAAGCCATCTAAACCGTCACTTCATCTCAAACAAGCCGTCCAAGGTGCTGTCCCCCAAGTACCTCTGGGACGACAGGAAGCCCCAGCCACCCAGCCTGAAGCTGATCCGCTTTTCTACACTGGACAAGGATATCAGCTGCCTGAGGAGCTGA
- the GBGT1 gene encoding globoside alpha-1,3-N-acetylgalactosaminyltransferase 1 isoform X8: MTAVFLGPQRPGSEPDIPARGQPHPPRPVGVSTSAQAQVQPPAMHRRRLALGLGFCLLAGTSLSVLWVYLENWLPVSYVPYYLPCPEILSQYPQPKLLEHRGGSQCPRPPCCQAHTAADTHTLVGAHRLRGNLQPRASAAHLPATEPDHWGHGVCRGESFLESAEEFFMRGYRVHYYIFTDNPAAIPGIPLGPHRLLSSIPIQGHSHWEETSMRRMETISQHIAKRAHREVDYLFCLDVDMVFQNPWGPETLGDLVAAIHPSYYAVSRQQFPYERRRVSTAFVADSEGDFYYGGAVFGGQVARVYEFTRGCHMAILVDKANGIMAAWREESHLNRHFISNKPSKVLSPKYLWDDRKPQPPSLKLIRFSTLDKDISCLRS, translated from the exons ATGACCGCA GTGTTCCTGGGACCTCAGAGACCAGGCTCAGAGCCTGACATCCCTGCGAGGGGACAGCCTCATCCGCCCAGGCCGGTGGGGGTCTCTACAAGTGCCCAGGCTCAGGTGCAGCCCCCAGCAATGCATCGCCGGAGACTGGCCCTGGGTCTGGGGTTCTGCCTGTTGGCGGGCACAAGCCTCAGTGTCCTGTG GGTGTATCTTGAGAACTGGCTGCCAGTCTCCTATGTCCCCTATTATCTCCCCTGCCCAGAGATCTT GTCACAGTACCCTCAGCCCAAGCTGCTGGAGCACAG GGGAGGGTCTCAGTGCCCACGGCCCCCCTGCTGCCAGGCCCACACAGCTGCTGACACTCACACCCTGGTTGGCGCCCATCGTCTCCGAGGGAACCTTCAACCCAGAGCTTCTGCAGCACATCTACCAGCCACTGAACCTGACCATTGGGGTCACGGTGTTTGCCGTGGGGAA TCCTTCCTGGAGTCAGCCGAGGAGTTCTTCATGCGTGGGTACCGGGTGCACTACTACATCTTCACTGACAACCCTGCAGCCATTCCCGGCATCCCGCTGGGTCCCCACCGGCTCCTCAGCTCCATCCCCATCCAGGGTCACTCCCACTGGGAGGAGACATCCATGCGCCGGATGGAGACCATCAGCCAGCACATTGCTAAGAGGGCTCACCGGGAGGTGGACTACCTCTTCTGCCTTGATGTGGACATGGTGTTTCAGAACCCGTGGGGCCCTGAGACCTTGGGAGACCTGGTGGCTGCCATTCACCCAAGCTACTACGCCGTTTCCCGCCAGCAGTTCCCCTATGAGCGCAGGCGTGTTTCCACTGCCTTTGTGGCAGACAGCGAAGGGGACTTCTATTATGGTGGGGCAGTCTTCGGGGGGCAGGTGGCCAGGGTATATGAGTTTACTAGGGGCTGCCACATGGCCATCCTGGTGGACAAGGCCAATGGCATCATGGCAGCCTGGCGGGAGGAAAGCCATCTAAACCGTCACTTCATCTCAAACAAGCCGTCCAAGGTGCTGTCCCCCAAGTACCTCTGGGACGACAGGAAGCCCCAGCCACCCAGCCTGAAGCTGATCCGCTTTTCTACACTGGACAAGGATATCAGCTGCCTGAGGAGCTGA
- the GBGT1 gene encoding globoside alpha-1,3-N-acetylgalactosaminyltransferase 1 isoform X5 produces the protein MTAVFLGPQRPGSEPDIPARGQPHPPRPVGVSTSAQAQVQPPAMHRRRLALGLGFCLLAGTSLSVLWVYLENWLPVSYVPYYLPCPEIFNMKLHYKREKPLQPMVWSQYPQPKLLEHRPTQLLTLTPWLAPIVSEGTFNPELLQHIYQPLNLTIGVTVFAVGKYTHFIQSFLESAEEFFMRGYRVHYYIFTDNPAAIPGIPLGPHRLLSSIPIQGHSHWEETSMRRMETISQHIAKRAHREVDYLFCLDVDMVFQNPWGPETLGDLVAAIHPSYYAVSRQQFPYERRRVSTAFVADSEGDFYYGGAVFGGQVARVYEFTRGCHMAILVDKANGIMAAWREESHLNRHFISNKPSKVLSPKYLWDDRKPQPPSLKLIRFSTLDKDISCLRS, from the exons ATGACCGCA GTGTTCCTGGGACCTCAGAGACCAGGCTCAGAGCCTGACATCCCTGCGAGGGGACAGCCTCATCCGCCCAGGCCGGTGGGGGTCTCTACAAGTGCCCAGGCTCAGGTGCAGCCCCCAGCAATGCATCGCCGGAGACTGGCCCTGGGTCTGGGGTTCTGCCTGTTGGCGGGCACAAGCCTCAGTGTCCTGTG GGTGTATCTTGAGAACTGGCTGCCAGTCTCCTATGTCCCCTATTATCTCCCCTGCCCAGAGATCTT CAACATGAAGCTGCACTACAAGAGGGAGAAGCCACTCCAGCCCATGGTATG GTCACAGTACCCTCAGCCCAAGCTGCTGGAGCACAG GCCCACACAGCTGCTGACACTCACACCCTGGTTGGCGCCCATCGTCTCCGAGGGAACCTTCAACCCAGAGCTTCTGCAGCACATCTACCAGCCACTGAACCTGACCATTGGGGTCACGGTGTTTGCCGTGGGGAA GTACACTCATTTCATCCAGTCCTTCCTGGAGTCAGCCGAGGAGTTCTTCATGCGTGGGTACCGGGTGCACTACTACATCTTCACTGACAACCCTGCAGCCATTCCCGGCATCCCGCTGGGTCCCCACCGGCTCCTCAGCTCCATCCCCATCCAGGGTCACTCCCACTGGGAGGAGACATCCATGCGCCGGATGGAGACCATCAGCCAGCACATTGCTAAGAGGGCTCACCGGGAGGTGGACTACCTCTTCTGCCTTGATGTGGACATGGTGTTTCAGAACCCGTGGGGCCCTGAGACCTTGGGAGACCTGGTGGCTGCCATTCACCCAAGCTACTACGCCGTTTCCCGCCAGCAGTTCCCCTATGAGCGCAGGCGTGTTTCCACTGCCTTTGTGGCAGACAGCGAAGGGGACTTCTATTATGGTGGGGCAGTCTTCGGGGGGCAGGTGGCCAGGGTATATGAGTTTACTAGGGGCTGCCACATGGCCATCCTGGTGGACAAGGCCAATGGCATCATGGCAGCCTGGCGGGAGGAAAGCCATCTAAACCGTCACTTCATCTCAAACAAGCCGTCCAAGGTGCTGTCCCCCAAGTACCTCTGGGACGACAGGAAGCCCCAGCCACCCAGCCTGAAGCTGATCCGCTTTTCTACACTGGACAAGGATATCAGCTGCCTGAGGAGCTGA